The window TTCTGTGAGCAGTAGGATTTggagattcaatgtcaaggctagtgatcatggtaacatctagcagagtaggggtcatgggtccatgaccgaagagaaaacagttcagagcatcggacaaaaatagccgatggtcttcAGGAGGTTTTCGTCTTTGTCAAGAGGAGACAAggataaactaagtgcatcagctatgtttaGTTCCTGCCACGagggcatatgagcttttgctactctgttataccatgtaatccagctttcaggtggattgggccaggctcttaagcaatcGGCCCAAgagttcaaatcgatgttttgactcacgaaagggatcctatttgcttcacaggaaattaaatctgtgggattttcataagttcgtgggccaagacaaaaggatttgggattggaaggatgcggcagaaggatgtctgacacctgaaagtttagagattcagaaatttatgTATGGTGTCGTATTTCAGAGATTAATTTGTCGGAGGTTtaatgagctgaagaaagttaaaagggcaggctgaatattaccttcaggccacaGATTGCTGCATCGTCGATTGAAGAATTTGCTGTTTGGCCtgcagagtccgccatggttcagatctgttgacttagggtttggttgttctgcgggctctgattcgaattctggatgCTTTGTGAGTCTGTGCTCGAACTTGTTAAGCGGGATTTTCGAATTGCGCTCGGATTTGGAAGTCTATTTCGAGTTGGGTTCAAAGTGGAAGtggtgttctgttcttatgcgggttgcttctagtttgaatttcgtcggctcttggatattaatGAAGCCTGATGcggtgccatcggcttttttgggGGATAATGAAAACGAGCAAGATTAAGGGATAATAGACTACATTAAAAGTCGAATTTTTACAGGcgagccgatttgacaaaggaagaATCCTTCGGCTATATAATGCTACTCCTACAGTGCTATCTACatctactgctcgtaggtacctagtacctacggcgcttggggttTCGGGCTGGCGCAtctccgccgccgtggccgtcgctgtcgtcgtcgtcgaaggcgctgctgccgcccttggtctcggtgtcgctgctccggccgccgccgccgctgcttttTTCCTCGCTGttctcctcggaggacccgaggaaccggaaggggTTTCCTCCCATCGGATCATCGTTGGAAGAGGAGTCGatttcctcttccgaggaggaatcggctccatcccaggagaagccatcgtcgctgctgctctccagctcctcctggaacaggagctcGAGATCCTCTCCCTCggtctcgggctcgtcgtcttcggaggcgatcccgaagtcgaactcctctgcatcccaatgcagaggagcgagcgcATCGTACGCCGCCGTCGGGTCGTACTCCGGCGTCGGTTCCCGGCTCTCAGATATAGaatcgagggaggaggcggaggagcttgaagaagaagggagaggaAAAGAGGGATAGTCGATGAAGTTGGAGCCGGATGAGGAGgaaatcgccatggctactgtaggttggggttttctgcgctacttggctttgggaagaacatgagtttgcagTGAAAATAGTCGAtttggggtgagattaaataataaaaaatggaAAATGGATCGACAATTTCACATTCtatgaggagccagttgcagagacgttgtgtCTTCCATGGCGGTTGTTGTGCATTTTAATGAAGCatcaacgggaagatgaagcggcgaagtggttttggaattattattgccaaaaccatgggggcatgtgttatcgccaaaaactaacaggttaattaatgggccgcgagtgagttgggcttaatgaaaaGATTGTAGGAGGTTTACGAATCGGCTCATGCGTGAGCATTTGAGccgtgtgggccatgtatctttagatttagtctagtttgagttagagataaagtccgatatggacacgatagtttagattgttttccaattctccggactataaatatgtaccataTGACATTGGTCAAAAAGAGGACATCATTACGTtccgcaaacaacaactctcggcacatcgccacccctaattctaggatttcatccaagtaagcaccatgccgccctgatcgcttctcgcgatcagggcggcgttgttcttgcttttaccttgatattactcgtgctgaagcgtttttgatggcgagtagtactagttatcccgATTTTCGTAGCATGAACTTTAGTAGATTCATTGTGCTTtggttgcttatcatctacgaacagcATATCATCTCTGCGCGAttatgttttaatcttataatAATTCCCGATGCATGGAATTAGTTGTGTAGAGATGACACCCTGCCTCTTTTCTatttagtagatctaatctgttacggtttgttcttatacataagaattggcgtaatatctgttatgttaggccttgcaaacgggttggatgatccggtgacgtattagatgttttgccttagtcttaacagggaattgatctgagaatcggctttcgcttgttcttaggcctctattctcgttaaagtttagttatttattatgctcattaggcccaatgacgtgtaggatgttccagtctatcagtgaagcttttaccgtcgtggattagattagctatatttaattgaagcagctttacaattatttgctttattcactaATATCCGGATATATatacagatctgatctgacaccgggactcgatcggctctttaaagccgatgcaagagtcgtcccggagagccgaccacggctcggacttatgtttgcacgtgtttgtgtatgcaggcaaatcgtcgcaagcacgttcgcacctttctgatcgggtataggtcaggtggcacgcccggcgtCTTtaaaagccgcggcgtgtgctaggattgcgggccgttgacgagggagcgtgcctgccagcgccccagcgacctcccggctcttcatgttgcctgtcgctactcgccggtgggttttgaccgacaacactaTTTTCATTTGGAGAATCTAATTCTTCAATCAATGTATTGGCCAATTAGTAAATGATTTTTTTCTAATCACACTGGTCTAATTATACAACAAATATATTTTCTAATATTTTATCTCTCTATTCTAAATTGTAGGTTATTTTAGTTTTTATATATTGAATTAAAATAAACTATATATTTTAATATTTAGAAatttatatatttaaaaaagtGAATATGAATATAATTTGAAAGTACTAAGGGCCAATTTTGCGGGCTACTGCCGACTCCGCCTCTGGTACCGTAGTGCCGGAGTCAgggagccaaaaaaaaaaaagaacggaAATGCGACATGAACGGGAAGAAAAATCGGACGCTCCAACGTATGTTTCAATAATTGATTTTTAATGATGTAATTATTATTTCTGCATGTTTAATAGTGAATGTTCATGAAAGGATGTTCATATTGTAGCCGGGAATTTTCATATCCGAAAGTCAAATGActtaattagttttttatttaactatatttttttatatatttttgatGTTGCAACTGAGAAAAGTTCTGATCGAACGTTAGGGTGCTAGCaagtccagaaaaaaaaaactgggtcCGGAGGCTCTATGTGAGTGAAGAGAGAAAAGTAAATTCGGTGAACAGTGCTGTGACGGCTAGAGTCGTTTGGTAAAAATTTCCGAAAAAACACGAATGCACGCATGGAGTACTagacgaagtttatttgcgaaactttttcatgaataagtgtaatttttcgagacgaatctaatgagccaagtttcaccatgattagctacagtgatgctacagtaatcactctcaaattattctctaatcatgcggtcaaagaccttatAGTTACAATACATACTACAATACTATAATTGTGAAGATTGTTTCATAATTAGATTTTATCTTgtacctctaattagtggtcaaaaaaCCTAAAATTTTCATCCTTATAGTTACAATACATACTACAATACTATAATTGTGAAGATTGTTTCATAATTAGATTTTATCTTgtacctctaattagtggtcaaaaaaCCTAAAATTTTCATGACAATTTTCTTATACCCCAACCAAACACGACCTAGGATTCGTGGAGGAAGCCGGAGCCGTCCGAACTCCGAAGCCCTCCCGAACCGTCGAGAAGGAATTCGCCCGGAGCGCGGGAGACCCAACCGAGTCAGCTTCCCCCGGCCGCGTCGGGAACTCTCCCGAAACCCCAGCCCAAGTGCCCAACGGTCTCTCCCTTCTTCCACCTCCTTCCCGATGCGCCTCCCCCATCTCCGCATAAATGCCGCGCGTCCGGCCAGCCGGCGGCCCGGCACTCAGAAAGGAACGACACGCACGAAGCAAGAAAGCGCTCGcgagaaggaagaggagagagagaggaggacgacgacggcctGGGACCCGCGGACCGCATCGCCCGCCGGTAGCTGACGCCATTCGGCCCCGTGGATTTTTCAATCTTTGGTGGTGGCTCGTCTGTCTGATCCGCGCTCTGCTGCTTTTCTCCGCCCGCCGCACTGTGAGTGCCCCTCCTTGATCTCTCCTCCTCTCCGGATGGATTCGGGTGCTTTAAGGTTGCAGTAGCTAGTGCGGGTTTTTTCAGGCAAATCATGCTGCGTCCTGCGTTTCTTGGGAAATTCAGCTGTCAGATTTTGGGTGTGCACGGTTCATGGTTACCTGCAATCACGGAAAGTCTCGTTACAAGCAAATTCAGCGATGTTGCTGCTTGAGCCCGTGCTCTACTGCAACAGCTTTTCATCCCTTCTTTTAGTTGAGTAGGAAAATCTGGTTATTTGAAGAGATTGAAGGAAAAACTTTAGTAGAGTACAGCCTGCGAATAAAAAGAATCTTTTTAAAAACATGGAAATGCCTAATTTGGGTGGAAGGGGGTGTATGAGTTAATTATCAGACTGTTCGAGGAAAAGTTTAATCAGGCACTTGAATACATGACAGTTTACCTTGTAGTGTATAATTGAAGATTTTAACAACGTGCATACAGGATACCTAAAATGAAATGCCCTGGTTTTTTTTTCTGCACTATAGTTACCCAGTGAAATATTCTCCATTCCTTTTGTTTTGTGTTTGGTGCTCCATAAATTTTTTACTGCTACTGTACAAGATACTTTTTCAGAAGAAGAATCAAGATGCTTTTTGAACAATTACAAAAGTTTGTAGGTGCATCTATGATCAATTGATAGGGAATCATATGACTGGGAAAATAAAAGGAGTAACATTGTGGCTCTGCCTTGTGTCATGGTTTACCCTCCACTCAACTCTAGTAGAAACTGAGACAACAATAACATGTTCTTAGCACTTGCTTTCTCCACTCAAAAATTTGGGATACACTTTAAAAGGTGATATACGGCAAATATGAAACATCACAGCATgtcatgttttattttttttactccCTCTGTCTTCTGTCTGGTTTCACTATTGTGGTGGCAAGGGAAATTCATTTTCCATTTCTAAAAATAGGAATTTTCCATTTCTAAaaataggacaacaattataaCTGTTCCTGATATAAAACAAGGAGTTGAACTTACTGACTTGTAATAATACTTCCATTGCATTCAAATTCGGAGTTATTTGTCCAGAAATTATCCCTGTGATTAGTGGCTATTGGTTATCAATAGCTGCTAGCAAAAAAGATATTTCAGTTCCTTTTTTCTGAATTAGCACTCGGCTTTGCTGTTGTTTGCTTGTTCTTATTCAGAGCTTCATTGCCTATATATCCAAACTTACACAATATTCTTCTTCACTGTTGCAGGTATCACAGCCACAGTACCTGTTCGACAGGTCTAAGGCATTTATCCTACTAGTACATATAGACTAGTAAATAATGTATCCTGCAAACTACTACATGGATCCATACCACTCACACTACAGGAATCACAATCCCTACCCTTACTATCCTCCTCCCCGATGGGAAATTCCATCTGGTCACCCCTGGGAAATGGACTCATCCTACCGACCGCCAACTTATGGACCTTGGCATCACCCGCATCCTTCTGAGTTCCATTGCTGCTGTAACCGCATGTATCCTCCTGGTTACTACAGTTTCAGACCCCCATTACCTCAAGAACTTCCACCCCCTCATCTATATTATCATGAACCATTTCCACAGCATTCAAACTCATGCCCATCTTACTTTGTCCAAGCACATCCTTATCCTGCTGATCAAATGCCATATGGTTATGACAAGCTCAAGAGCCATTGCTGTGGATGTCCGAACCATGTGTGCTCTGGAGCAGAGAAGAGCAATGTGAAAATCGAGGAAGAAAGGCCTGATGTCAAACTTGAGAGTGAGCACAAGGATGCTGATAGCAGCAGTGTAATTCGCCATCCAAAAAACCAACATCCATCCATATGGCTACCACCTGGCAACATAGAATGCCAGGAGAATGGAAAGCGTTATGAGTTGGGACCTCAGTTCTTGAATGGACGGGCTCCTATGAGTAGAAAGATGTCAGGGGATGTGAAACAAGAAGAGCAAGATAACCAATTCTTAAATGGATGGGCTCCTGTGAGTAGCAAGAGGACAGGGAATGTGACACACCAAGAGCAGGACAATCAGAAGGAGAAACAGTTCCATTGGCCAATAGTTTGGGTTCCTGCGGGATATGATGAGACAAAGCAAAAGACTAAAGAGCTGAAGATGGGAGAGGCCCCAAACAATTCTGAAGAGGCTCCTCGATCACCCAAGATCAATGTCATTCCCCTGTCATGGTTTGAGAACGGTCGCCATGATCAGAAGCCATCCAGTAGGGATGGATCTGGAGATAACGGTGACAGATCAGCAGTTAAGAACCAACCTGCAGTTACTGAGCATCGAGATGGCATGACATTAGAAGGAAGCTCTAAAACCACTCCAGTTGTGCCTAAGACAGTAAACGATGAGAAGAAACCTTCAAGGGAAAACTACAAGACTATTCCGGTTGCGCCTGAGAATGAGATTGATGAAAAGAAGGCCACTACGTACAGAACAATTCCAGTCATGAGAGGAAGCGATGGGAAGCAGACTGGCATGAGTGAAACGAAAGACTCAAAGAAGGCCAGCAATGCTGACAAGCtggaagaaaatgggaaaacaaAACATAGTGAATCATCATCGATAGCTAAGCATTCAAAATTGCCCCCTGTATGCTTACGAGTGGATCCTTTTCCAAGAAAGAAATCTGGAAATGGTTCTTCAAGGTCTCCTAGCCCACCAACCAGGAAGGATGTTGATGAGGCCAAGAAAAACTTGAAGCAGGCCCAAGGCCAGAACCTAGAGTCTAAGCAGTCTGATACAAGGCATATCACTGTGTCAGAGGTTAAAGAAAAATCACCTAATGAAACGAAGAAGGGAATGGGCTCTAACAATGAAACAGTGCAAGCTCCTTCTCTGGAACATTCACGGGAGGAAGAAGTTCCCACGAGTAAAGATGACCAGAAGGTCCAAGCCAGTAGCAGTGCCATTGGGACTCCAGAAAATGCAGGTGCAAGGAGCTTAAGGGGAGGTGATGTGCAAGAAAATGCTGGTGCAGAGAGCTTCAAGGGATGTGACAAAAGCAAAAATGAGGATGAGACAGTAATTGAAAGTGAAACTGCAAAAGATGATGCCAGAACATGCGGAGCCAATTTATCAGAACCAGATGCTGCAGTGCGTATTCAGTCTGCATACAGAGGGTATGATGTCCGGAGATGGCAACCTTTGGATAAGCTTAGGAAGATCAGGAATGTGCATGAACAGATGCAAGGTGTGAAGAAGCAGCTTCAATGCCTTGAAGATTCTTGCAAGAAGCCTACTGATAAAGAGCAAGTGGCCATCAGTGAAAATATTATGAATTTACTCCTGAAGCTTGATACAATTCAGGTATCTTGTTTTCGTGTCATTCTTTTTCCTAGGAACAGTATAGGCTTATTTCTTTTTGGTATTCTTTTTCTGCTAGCTGGGCTTGTTTAAGACCATGATGATACACTTATGTAGGGCTTGCATCCAAGTGTAAGGGAGGTCAGGAAGTCTGCTGCTCGAGAACTGGTTTGCTTGCAGGAGAAGCTTGATTGTTTATGCAAGCTACCATCTGGGGAGTTAAATCGCACAAATAGTGATGAAGAGGAATCAGAGAGGGCTGGGAACATTGTCCCAGCTGTAGCTCCTACCGTAACAACTGAAGCATGTGACATAGTAAGTATCGCTTGTATAATAATGCTCTGTAACCTTATTTTGCTATTGTCCTAAATTGATTTGCATATTTATGATGCGACAAGTTACTATTTTGATATCCTAATTTTACCTAAAAGCAATCTCAGGAGGAGCGAGCTGTGGAACTAGGCAAGTTGGAAGAACCATCTCCAGTGGACTCCATGGAGCCATGTGATGAAGTTCCATCCAGAATTCCCATGGAGGTGGAGCAAGATGCTGCTGCCAGTGAGCAGAAGAATGAAAAAGAGGAGTCATGTAGCACCACAATGGAagaagcaaatgaaaaagtaagTTAAGTTTCAGTTTCTAGTATGAAGCTCTGCATTGCCCTTGGTGTCTGAATTTGATTTTCTTCATAAAAGTTGAATTTTTTAAGTATTCATATTCAACTGGGAAGAGCCGCTGAACAGTTTGAATTACAGGTGCCATCATCGACGGAGATGTTAAGTGATGCAGGTTTGCCTGAACATGAAGTTGAAGAATCAAATGCTGTTTCAGTGGAACAAGTGACTGAAGTAAGTTGTCTTTGCTATTCATACTATCAGTTATTGTTTAACAAGTTACCTTGCACATGGGTACTGATAGTGTTGCTGTTGCCACAGGAGAAACCAGCTGTCAAAGATGAAGGAAAAGAGGTGCCATTATTAGTGAACTCCAGAGAACAGTTGCATGATGCAGCTTCAGCAGAGGACTCCAGTAGGCTGAAACAATGTACAGCTTCGACAGAGCAGAGTCTACATGCTGGATCAAATACAGGGTTGTCTTCTGCTTCTACTGAGGACATTAATGCCACTGCTGTGGCGGCATCTCTAGAAATTGGAGTGGTAACTGAGAAAGTAAGTTCTCTAGTTCATTTTGATGATGAGCTATATAATGATTAAATTTGTACACAACGCATTAATACTGAAAACATGGAACATGAAAACAGGATGGCTCAGTTGACGATCAGGTGCATGGAACTGCAGCTGTAGAAAGTATGGAGCTGAAACATGATGCTTCTCCTGCTGAAGAGGATCAGCAGAGAGAATTGTGCTGCCCAATTGTTCATTTGGAGGATTCATCAGTGTCTTTACAGGATGAAGGACAATATGATCCAAGTCCTGCAGACTCCATTATGTCTAACACAAAAGATCAATCAGAGGAAGCAACGGATATCAGCATACAGGAACAAGCTGTGGATACCATGCAAGATTTAATGGAAGAACCAGATGGAACACCTGAAGCTTCAACGAAAAATATAGAGCGTTCTGCTTCTGCAGATGCAGACGAACTAATTTTGAAGCCCAACCCAGACCCGGAACAAACTGTCCTGGACGAGTCTGATGGTGCAGTGCAATGTGGGGTTTCTCACAAGGATGAGCCTCCACATGAGGATCAGAAAACTGAAGCTACTGTTGACAAGCTAACAGGAGGTTCCACGAACGATGGGGATGGGGATTCTCTTCTCGGGGCATCAAGGAAGGAACCTGACATTCAGGAGAGTCATCCTAACCTTGCAGAAGAGGCAGATGATACAAGGGATGAAAATGAAATAGTCCTCCCTGAGTTGGACAGCTATGAATTATCATGTGCCCACGAAGGTAGCATCACAGGTCACGAGAGATCTGAGGCAGAGGTATCATCGGAGAGCCAAACTGATGTGCAGAAGGATAATGCAAATGTGCCTGTGTCTGAGACAGGTGCAGGCACTGAGACACTGAAAGAAGCTCCAGTTGACTCTTCGACATCAAGTTCTGCAGAGGATGTTGGTGTGCAGGTGTCTATGACTGGAAAATGCTCCGAGATGCTGGAAAATTCTGCTGAAGATGTTGGTGTTGAGATGTCTATGACTGAAAAACGCACTGAGATGCCGGAAGATGCTCAAGTTGGTGCATTGGGAGCAAATTCTGCTGAGGATGTTGGAGTGCAGGTGCCTGTGACGGAAAAATGCTCTGAAGATGCTTCTGTACGTGCAGCAGGTGCAAACGCTGCTGAAGAGGAAGCTCATAACCTGAAAGAAGACATCGCTGTACAGATGGTGAGCAAGGCTTCTGAAGAAGCTTTATCTGCTGCTGCGACTCCTGACCTTGGTCTGAAGGACAGTGACGAGAAGAAGCTGGCGGAAGAAAACAAGCAGCTAAAAGAACTTCTGCAGAAGCTGCTTGCATCGGGCACCGATCAAATGGGAGTCATCACAGACCTAAGCCAGAAGGTCAAGGCGCTTGAGCGCAAGTTGGCACGCAAGAAGAGACCAAAGGTGAGGGTGCACAGGCCGTCCGGGCATGCGACGGCCAAAGTCCACTGAAGAAGATGATCTCTTGAGGTTTGAGATGGTGATGTATGGATCCCATGTTACTGTTTGCATCCATGTTGTATCTGCAGACTGCAGTGTTTGTGGCACTGTGCTGTGTGCTGGGAACACAAGGTCTTGTACGTGCTGTATTATGTGTGTACGTGTAATGAATCCAAGTTGATCTGCTGTTGTGGGAAAGTGATCTGCTGTATATCTGGTTTTGACTTGCATATAATGAAACTGGTTTGATGTAGTGCTGGTGTTGCACAACAGCATACAGATACAAGTTAGTGAGCATCTCTTTATTGGAAGATTTTGTCACTGTGGTGCAAGTTTAAAGAGAGCTGCTCCTCGCACGCGGTGCCACCTCTACTAGTAAAGGTCTTGAAGGTAGGTGGCCCTTAAGTGTTGTTTCCATTTTGCCTACAGAGAAGTTGACTTGGGATTGTAAAGCTGGGCTAGTAGAGTTCAGCTGTGTGCTTGCCCAACTGGTTATGCGATCACTGAAACCACAGGTTCAGGTATGGCATCCGTAAGAGATAAATCTGAAGAAGAGAGCTGGCTCTAATACTGTTGTTGTGCACAAAGGCATACTCTAGCGTGCCGCAGTCCGGTAGTAAAGAGTATCATGTATACCACCAGCTCGTCAAGCACTTTCTAAATCATGTTATATAAGACGGTAAAATGTACTTTTGCAGCAGGGCCTGGAATTGGAGTACAGGCTGTTGGAACGTAACCACTTGACCCCCAATGTCTTCGAGAAGTTCGTCGAACATGTAAGGTGGCAGATGCAGGCCAAAGGGAAAGGTACTATGAAAAAATGCAACGCGGAATAGTTTCTGAGTTCACCTACCTCCCAGGGAAGAGAAGAAAGCTGCTTTAGTTTGCCAACGAACCAACCCAATCGCCGGTTCTGCACTCATTTTCGTTTATTGGTTCATGACATgcagagagagtgtgtgttaaaaaaaaaagaaggtgaGATCATGCCCAGCATGATATGATACCCTGTCGTTGCAACACACTCATTAGCACATTGTCAGCAATTCATGCCATCCCCTCGTTGCAAATGCAAAATACACGCTCCTTATTGCAACTTTCTTGAAAAGTCAAACTATTTTAATGTTTGATTAAAATTCATAAATGTTAgtaatttattatataaatttggttaaatttGAAATATTCTAACTCAATAACAAAGTTGGAATGACT is drawn from Panicum virgatum strain AP13 chromosome 1N, P.virgatum_v5, whole genome shotgun sequence and contains these coding sequences:
- the LOC120655306 gene encoding BAG family molecular chaperone regulator 6-like isoform X2; this encodes MYPANYYMDPYHSHYRNHNPYPYYPPPRWEIPSGHPWEMDSSYRPPTYGPWHHPHPSEFHCCCNRMYPPGYYSFRPPLPQELPPPHLYYHEPFPQHSNSCPSYFVQAHPYPADQMPYGYDKLKSHCCGCPNHVCSGAEKSNVKIEEERPDVKLESEHKDADSSSVIRHPKNQHPSIWLPPGNIECQENGKRYELGPQFLNGRAPMSRKMSGDVKQEEQDNQFLNGWAPVSSKRTGNVTHQEQDNQKEKQFHWPIVWVPAGYDETKQKTKELKMGEAPNNSEEAPRSPKINVIPLSWFENGRHDQKPSSRDGSGDNGDRSAVKNQPAVTEHRDGMTLEGSSKTTPVVPKTVNDEKKPSRENYKTIPVAPENEIDEKKATTYRTIPVMRGSDGKQTGMSETKDSKKASNADKLEENGKTKHSESSSIAKHSKLPPVCLRVDPFPRKKSGNGSSRSPSPPTRKDVDEAKKNLKQAQGQNLESKQSDTRHITVSEVKEKSPNETKKGMGSNNETVQAPSLEHSREEEVPTSKDDQKVQASSSAIGTPENAGARSLRGGDVQENAGAESFKGCDKSKNEDETVIESETAKDDARTCGANLSEPDAAVRIQSAYRGYDVRRWQPLDKLRKIRNVHEQMQGVKKQLQCLEDSCKKPTDKEQVAISENIMNLLLKLDTIQGLHPSVREVRKSAARELVCLQEKLDCLCKLPSGELNRTNSDEEESERAGNIVPAVAPTVTTEACDIEERAVELGKLEEPSPVDSMEPCDEVPSRIPMEVEQDAAASEQKNEKEESCSTTMEEANEKVPSSTEMLSDAGLPEHEVEESNAVSVEQVTEEKPAVKDEGKEVPLLVNSREQLHDAASAEDSSRLKQCTASTEQSLHAGSNTGLSSASTEDINATAVAASLEIGVVTEKDGSVDDQVHGTAAVESMELKHDASPAEEDQQRELCCPIVHLEDSSVSLQDEGQYDPSPADSIMSNTKDQSEEATDISIQEQAVDTMQDLMEEPDGTPEASTKNIERSASADADELILKPNPDPEQTVLDESDGAVQCGVSHKDEPPHEDQKTEATVDKLTGGSTNDGDGDSLLGASRKEPDIQESHPNLAEEADDTRDENEIVLPELDSYELSCAHEGSITGHERSEAEVSSESQTDVQKDNANVPVSETGAGTETLKEAPVDSSTSSSAEDVGVQVSMTGKCSEMLENSAEDVGVEMSMTEKRTEMPEDAQVGALGANSAEDVGVQVPVTEKCSEDASVRAAGANAAEEEAHNLKEDIAVQMVSKASEEALSAAATPDLGLKDSDEKKLAEENKQLKELLQKLLASGTDQMGVITDLSQKVKALERKLARKKRPKVRVHRPSGHATAKVH
- the LOC120655306 gene encoding BAG family molecular chaperone regulator 6-like isoform X1, which produces MYPANYYMDPYHSHYRNHNPYPYYPPPRWEIPSGHPWEMDSSYRPPTYGPWHHPHPSEFHCCCNRMYPPGYYSFRPPLPQELPPPHLYYHEPFPQHSNSCPSYFVQAHPYPADQMPYGYDKLKSHCCGCPNHVCSGAEKSNVKIEEERPDVKLESEHKDADSSSVIRHPKNQHPSIWLPPGNIECQENGKRYELGPQFLNGRAPMSRKMSGDVKQEEQDNQFLNGWAPVSSKRTGNVTHQEQDNQKEKQFHWPIVWVPAGYDETKQKTKELKMGEAPNNSEEAPRSPKINVIPLSWFENGRHDQKPSSRDGSGDNGDRSAVKNQPAVTEHRDGMTLEGSSKTTPVVPKTVNDEKKPSRENYKTIPVAPENEIDEKKATTYRTIPVMRGSDGKQTGMSETKDSKKASNADKLEENGKTKHSESSSIAKHSKLPPVCLRVDPFPRKKSGNGSSRSPSPPTRKDVDEAKKNLKQAQGQNLESKQSDTRHITVSEVKEKSPNETKKGMGSNNETVQAPSLEHSREEEVPTSKDDQKVQASSSAIGTPENAGARSLRGGDVQENAGAESFKGCDKSKNEDETVIESETAKDDARTCGANLSEPDAAVRIQSAYRGYDVRRWQPLDKLRKIRNVHEQMQGVKKQLQCLEDSCKKPTDKEQVAISENIMNLLLKLDTIQGLHPSVREVRKSAARELVCLQEKLDCLCKLPSGELNRTNSDEEESERAGNIVPAVAPTVTTEACDIQSQEERAVELGKLEEPSPVDSMEPCDEVPSRIPMEVEQDAAASEQKNEKEESCSTTMEEANEKVPSSTEMLSDAGLPEHEVEESNAVSVEQVTEEKPAVKDEGKEVPLLVNSREQLHDAASAEDSSRLKQCTASTEQSLHAGSNTGLSSASTEDINATAVAASLEIGVVTEKDGSVDDQVHGTAAVESMELKHDASPAEEDQQRELCCPIVHLEDSSVSLQDEGQYDPSPADSIMSNTKDQSEEATDISIQEQAVDTMQDLMEEPDGTPEASTKNIERSASADADELILKPNPDPEQTVLDESDGAVQCGVSHKDEPPHEDQKTEATVDKLTGGSTNDGDGDSLLGASRKEPDIQESHPNLAEEADDTRDENEIVLPELDSYELSCAHEGSITGHERSEAEVSSESQTDVQKDNANVPVSETGAGTETLKEAPVDSSTSSSAEDVGVQVSMTGKCSEMLENSAEDVGVEMSMTEKRTEMPEDAQVGALGANSAEDVGVQVPVTEKCSEDASVRAAGANAAEEEAHNLKEDIAVQMVSKASEEALSAAATPDLGLKDSDEKKLAEENKQLKELLQKLLASGTDQMGVITDLSQKVKALERKLARKKRPKVRVHRPSGHATAKVH